The region CACCATGGCGGGCGCGCAGATCAACGGCGACCTGGTCATGGAGGAGACCGACCGCGCGGTCGAGCGGATGCGCGCGCGGCGGCCGTTCTCGGCCGAGGCGCGGGTGCACGAGGCGGTGGCGGGCGAGAGCCGCCACGGACTGTGACGCAGGAAATGGAACGAGGGGGACGTATGGGGCAGGAGTTCGACCGGGCCTACTGGGAGGACCGCTACCGGGAGCACGGCCACGGGTACGGCGCGCCGCCCAACCCGCAGCTGGTGGCCGAGGTGACCGGGCTGGCCCCGGGGCGGGCGCTGGACGCCGGGGCGGGCACCGGGGCCGAGGCCCGGTGGCTGGCCGGGCAGGGGTGGGAGGTGACGGCCGTGGACATCTCCCAGGCGGCCCTGGACGCCGCCCGCGAGCGCGCGGCCGCGCTGGACACGGCGGTGGCCGGGCGCATCACGTGGGTGCGCGCGGACCTGACCGAGGAGATCCCCGGGTCCGGGTTCGACCTGGTGTGCAGCCACTACGCGCACCCCACCGGCGGGTACCGGGCGTTCTTCGACCGGCTGGCGGCGGCGGTGGCCCCGGGCGGCACGCTGTTCGTCGTCGGCCACGACCACGCCGACGACCACGGCCACGGGCACGGCGGGTCGCTGGAGCACTCGCGGGTGGGTGCCGCCGAGGTCGCCGAAGGCCTCGACGAGAGGGAGTGGGAGGTGCTGGTGAGCGAGTCCCGCAGCCGCGAGGTCGACCGGGGCGGGCACCGGGCCGTCCTGCACGACTCGGTGCTGCGGGCCCGCCGCCGCGCCTGAGGCCGGGACCGGGGCGGGCGGTGCCCGCCCCGGTCAGAGCCAGTCGTGTTCGCGGGCGTAGCGGGCGGCCTCGTGGCGGGTCCGGGTCTGGGTCTTGTGCATCGCGTTGGACAGGTAGTTGCGCACGGTGCCCTCGGCCAGGTGCAGGCGCGCGGCGATCTCGGCGACCGAGTACCCCTCCCGGGTCTCGCGCAGCACGTCGACCTCCCGGTCGGTGAGCGGGGAGTCGTCGATGACGGCCAGCGCCGACACGTCCGGGTCGATCCACCTCCTGCCGGCGTGCAGGGCCGCGATGACCTCGGCGATGTGCGCGGGGTCGGCCGCCTTGCTGACGAAGCCCTGGACCCCCAGTTTGAGCGCCCGGCGCAGCACCCCGGGGCGGGCGTGCCGGGTCAGCATGAGGACCACCTGTCCGGGGTGCTCCCGGCGCAGCCTGGCGACGGCCTCCAGGCCGTCGGTGCCGGGCATCTCCAGGTCGATGACGAGCACGTCGGGCCGGTGCCGCAGTACCGCCTCCACGGCCTGGGCGCCCTCGGCGGCCTCGGCGAGCACGGAGATGTCCCCCTCCAGGGGCAGCAGCGCCGCCAGGGCCGACCGCAGCAGGGCCTCGTCGTCGGCGAGCACCACGGTGGTGGTCATGGGCGTCCTCTCGGGGTCGTGGTCAGCGGCCGGTGTCCGCGGCGGGGAAGGACACGGCCGTCAGAAAGCGGCCGTCCTCGCGCCGCGCGGTCAGGGTGCCCCCGGCCCCGGCGACCCGTTCCGCCAGGGCGGCCAGCCCGCGCAGGGCTGGGGTGGGGCCCCGGCCCGCGCCGTCGTTGGTGATGATGATGCCCGTCTCGACCAGGGTGATCCCCACCCGGCCGGCCTGGGCGTGGCGCAGGATGTTGGTGGTGGTCTCTCGCAGCACCTGGCCGACCAGTTCCGCGGAGCGCTCGTCCACCTCGCCTTCGCGTTCCACCTCCACCCGGATGCCCGCGGCCTCGAACAGGTTCTTGGCGTTCTCCAGCTCCGCGGACAGGTTGAGCCTGCGCTGGGCGTAGGCGAGCTCCCGGGTCCGGGCGATGGTGTCCCCGACCAGGTCCTGGACCTCGCCCAGTTCCCGTTCGGCCCGGTCGGTGTCGGTGCGCAGGAGCCTGCGGGCCAGGGCCGCCTTCAGTTTGACCACGTGCAGGGTGTGGCCCTGGATGTCGTGCAGGTCGCCGGCGAAGCGCACGCGCTCGCGCATGACGGCCACCTCCGCCTCGCGCTCGCGGGCCCGCTCCAGCTCGGTGAGGATGTCGCGGACCGCGAAGACCAGGGAGACGAGGACGAACCCGGTCGCGGCGACGGCGGCGGTGGCCACCCCGTACCGGAGCGCGGCCTCCAGGGGGCCCTCGGGTGCCAGCGCCGCCTTGACCGCGACCAGGGCCGCGCCGGCGGCGACGAGCGCCGCGGTGGCCGCCCTGGGGCGGCGCGACAGCTCGGAGACGGTGATGGTGGCCACGGCCGCGACGCTGTAGACGGCCGTGGCGGAGTCGGCGGCCAGGACCCCGAAGACCCACACGGCCGCGACGAAGGCCAGGCCGGGGAGGAGGACCGCGGCGCGTGGCTCACGGCCGGCGGCCCACCGGTTGACGATGAGCATGGTCACGGCCAGGGCCGCACTCATCATGACCGCTTCCTGCCAGGTCCCGGCGTCGGTCGCGATCAGCAGGGCGCCCACGGCGGCGATCGCCCCGGACACGATGTCCATGTTGAGCCTGCGCAGGCGCCCCTGGGTCTCCTCGGTCTGCTCCGGCCCCATGCGCGTCCCCCCGTGTCCGCGGCCGTCGGCGCGCCGGCCCGCGGACCCGGCGCGGCGCGCTCCCAGTCTGGCGGGGGCCGGGCCGCCCCCACCAGTGACACGGCGTCACGGTCCGTCCGGGCGAATGTCACGGTCCGGTGGTGACACGGCCGCACTGCCGTGAGCGGGGGGCCGCGGGCGATGGTGGTGCCTGAACGATCCACAACCGGCGAAGGGTTACACCGTGATCGAGTTCCTCCAGGGAGTCACCTCCCAGGTCCCCGTGGCCCTGCAATGGGCCGTTGTGGTCGTACTCGGGGCGATCCCCTTCATCGAGTCCTACAGCGGGTCTGCGCTGGGGGTGGTGGCCGGGGTCCCGGTCTGGGTCGCGGTCCCTGCGGCGGTCGCCGGGAACATCGTGTCCCTGCTGTTCTCGGTGGCCATGTCCGTGCGACTGCGCGACAAGGTGCGTGCGGGCCGCGCCGACCGGCCCCGGACGGAGCCCTCTCCCCGCCGCGCCAAGCTGCGCAAGCAGTTCGACCGGTACGGGGTGGCCGGAGTGGCCCTGCTGGGTCCGCTCGCCCTGCCCAGCCAGATCACCGCCGCCGCGACGGTCTCCTTCGGGGCTCCCCGGGGTGCGGTGGTGTTCTGGCAGTCGGTGGCGATCGTCCTGTGGGGTGTCGGGTTCGGCGCGCTGGCCGCGCTGGGGGTGGCGGTCCTGGCCTGAGGGGCAGGTGCCCCCGAGGTGGGGGGAACCTGCGGTCGGTGTCGCGGGTCAGCGCAGGTCGGCGAAGAACACGCGCACGTCGTCCAGGAGCAGGTCGGGCTCCTCCAAAGCGGCGAAGTGCCCACCGCGACCCTCGACGTCGGTCCAGCGGACGATGGTGTTCTCCGCTTCGGAGTAACGGCGGATGCCGACGTCGTGGGCGAACACGAGGACGCCGGTGGGCACGCCCGAGTCCTCGTCGACCTCGCCCCGGCCCGCCTCGTCGACGTAGCCGACGTAGGCCGAGGAGGTCGCGGTATCGGTCAGCCAGTAGAGCATGGCGTTGGTGATCAGGCGGCCTCGTCGAGGAGTTCGCGGGTGCGGTCGCGGGCGTGGTCGTAGGTGAGGCCGTGTTCGGCCAGGACCGAGGCGGCGGGTTCGGGCAGGCCCTGGCGGAGCAGGGCCAGCAGGATGTGGGCGGAGTCGATGGACGTGTGGCCCGCGGCGATGGTCTCGCGCAGGGACAGCTCCAGGACCTTCTTGGCCCTGGCGTCGAACGGGCTGCCCAGGCGGCCGCGCCGTCTTGGCGGGGCGGGTTCGGCGGGCGGTGTCAGGGCCTGGGGGCCGAAGGCCTCCTCCAGGCGGCGGAACAGGGCGTCGGTGTCGATGCCCACGGCGCGCAGGGCGTGCAGTTCCCGGTCGTTGAGCCCGGCGGGGCCGGTCGGCGGGTCGGCGAGCATGGCGGGGGTGATCCCGGCGTCGGCGAGGATGCGGGCGCCGGTGCCGTCGGCGCGGGCCAGGGTGAGGAGCAGGTGCGCGGGTCCGACCTTGGCGTCGCCCTGCTCGGCGGCGGTGGCGACGGCGTCGGAGACGATGGCGCGGGCGGTGCGGCTGAAGCGTTCGAACACGGTGTCACTCCCGGTGGGCGTGTTTCTGGTGGACGGCCTGGCGGGTGACGCCCAGTCGGTCGGCGATCTCCTGCCAGGACAGGCCCTGCTCGCGGGCGGCGCGCACGTGCAGGGACTCCAGGTGGTCGGCGAGTTTGCGCAGTGCGGCGACGGCGGTCAGGCCGGTGGCCGGGTCGAGCGGCGTTCCCTCATCCATGGTGTCAAGATATGTTGACACTCTTTTCCTGTCAAGGAACCTTGACACGTCTGCCGACGGCAGAAACCAGAACCGCCGCCGCCCCCTCCGCGTTGGAGACGGGTGAGAACACCACCGACCCCGGGAGACCCATGTCCGCCGTCCGCCTCGTCCGCAGCGCCACCCTCACCCCCGACGTCGACTACGCCTACGCCGCCACCGTCAGCGGCCCCCTGCGCGCGGTGTGGACCGCCGGGGCCTGCCCCCTGGACGAGAAGGGGGCCACCGTCGCCGCCGGCGACGTCGCGGGCCAGGCCGAGCAGGTCATGCGCAACCTGCGCACCGCCCTGGCCGACGCCGGGGCCTCGCTCGCCGACATCGTCAAGACCACCGTCTACGTCGCCTCCCCCCGCCAGGAGGACCTGGTGGCCGCCTGGGACGTGGTGCGCGCCCACATGGGCGACCACGACGCCCCCTCCACCCTGCTCGGCGTGGCCGCCCTGGGCTACGACGACCAGCTCGTGGAGGTGGAGGCCGTGGCCGTGGTGGCCGACTGAGCCGATAATCCGATGACAGGACGAAGGGGAAGGCGGTAGACCTGTCCCCCATGGACGTCCACCGCCTTCCCACCGACCCCGAGGCCGCGGCCCGGGTGTCGGCGGCCCTGACCGACCCGGCACCCCTGCGCGACGACGGGGGCGAACCCGCGCCCGGAGGCGTGTGGGCGAACGCCCCGGGCGCCTCCCGTGAACGCGGCGTGCTGCTGTACGTGTACGGCGGCGGGTTCGTCCACCGCGACCCGGGGCTGATCACGGCGGCCGCCCGGCGGCTGTCGGCGGCCAC is a window of Nocardiopsis changdeensis DNA encoding:
- a CDS encoding class I SAM-dependent methyltransferase, with the translated sequence MGQEFDRAYWEDRYREHGHGYGAPPNPQLVAEVTGLAPGRALDAGAGTGAEARWLAGQGWEVTAVDISQAALDAARERAAALDTAVAGRITWVRADLTEEIPGSGFDLVCSHYAHPTGGYRAFFDRLAAAVAPGGTLFVVGHDHADDHGHGHGGSLEHSRVGAAEVAEGLDEREWEVLVSESRSREVDRGGHRAVLHDSVLRARRRA
- a CDS encoding response regulator transcription factor, translated to MTTTVVLADDEALLRSALAALLPLEGDISVLAEAAEGAQAVEAVLRHRPDVLVIDLEMPGTDGLEAVARLRREHPGQVVLMLTRHARPGVLRRALKLGVQGFVSKAADPAHIAEVIAALHAGRRWIDPDVSALAVIDDSPLTDREVDVLRETREGYSVAEIAARLHLAEGTVRNYLSNAMHKTQTRTRHEAARYAREHDWL
- a CDS encoding sensor histidine kinase, with product MGPEQTEETQGRLRRLNMDIVSGAIAAVGALLIATDAGTWQEAVMMSAALAVTMLIVNRWAAGREPRAAVLLPGLAFVAAVWVFGVLAADSATAVYSVAAVATITVSELSRRPRAATAALVAAGAALVAVKAALAPEGPLEAALRYGVATAAVAATGFVLVSLVFAVRDILTELERAREREAEVAVMRERVRFAGDLHDIQGHTLHVVKLKAALARRLLRTDTDRAERELGEVQDLVGDTIARTRELAYAQRRLNLSAELENAKNLFEAAGIRVEVEREGEVDERSAELVGQVLRETTTNILRHAQAGRVGITLVETGIIITNDGAGRGPTPALRGLAALAERVAGAGGTLTARREDGRFLTAVSFPAADTGR
- a CDS encoding Clp protease N-terminal domain-containing protein, coding for MFERFSRTARAIVSDAVATAAEQGDAKVGPAHLLLTLARADGTGARILADAGITPAMLADPPTGPAGLNDRELHALRAVGIDTDALFRRLEEAFGPQALTPPAEPAPPRRRGRLGSPFDARAKKVLELSLRETIAAGHTSIDSAHILLALLRQGLPEPAASVLAEHGLTYDHARDRTRELLDEAA
- a CDS encoding HTH domain-containing protein — translated: MDEGTPLDPATGLTAVAALRKLADHLESLHVRAAREQGLSWQEIADRLGVTRQAVHQKHAHRE
- a CDS encoding RidA family protein; the protein is MSAVRLVRSATLTPDVDYAYAATVSGPLRAVWTAGACPLDEKGATVAAGDVAGQAEQVMRNLRTALADAGASLADIVKTTVYVASPRQEDLVAAWDVVRAHMGDHDAPSTLLGVAALGYDDQLVEVEAVAVVAD